The window AGGCGATTAGCGCGTAGCCGCCCGCGTCGGTCATCGTCACGCTGAACTCGGCCAGCGGCACGCCGTCGCTCGTGTAGTACACCAGGAACGTCTCGACGCCATCGCTGACCTGCTCCCGGGCGGCCACCTCCAGGTCGTCGAACCACGTGCCGTAGTTGTACAGGACCTCGTCGGTGAAATCCTGGACCGGCACGGGATCCATCTCGAAGAAGTACATCTCGATGTAGGGGGCGGTGAGGTCGTCGGAGTTGGAGTCGAATATGAGGGATTCCGCGTCCTCGTAGGTTTCCCAGCCCTGGGGGTAGAGGATGGAGAACCCGTCGCCGTCGTAGCGGGTGAGGGTCAAGCCGGCGCTGGTCCCGCCGCCCCCGCCGCCGGTGGTACCGCCGTCGCCTTTGTCGGGTGGGGTTATCGCCTCGGCGCCGCCCCCGGTGAAGCCCTGGGGAATCTCCACCGCCAGGCACGCCGCGACGCCCAGAACCAGAAGATAAAGAGCGAGTTTCTTCACGTCCCCCCCCTTGGTCGGCTCGGTGAATGAATCAGGACAGGATTGACAGATTATAGAGTATCACGGCCGCCGATTCCAGTAGGGCGGGGTTTCCTAACCCCGCCGTGTTACGCTCTCAACCTCAACCCTCACCCCGGCCCGTCGGCGCGCCGTTCAGGTCGGCCCGCGGGCGACCGTGGACGGTCGCCCCTACGTATTCGGGATTCATCGGGTTATTCCCCCGCCAGGGCCACCGCCGGCGCGAAGGAGCCGTCGAAGCGCCCGAGGGTGAACGTCCGCCCGTCGGTCTCCACCACGCAGGCCCCCCGCTCGCCGACGTCGTAGAGCCAGCAGCCCGCCGCCGCCAGCCGCCGGCTCACCTTCTCCGACAGGCGCCCCCGGTCCGGGAACACCACCCCGTGCCCCGGCGCGACCGCCGTCACGAACGTCCCCGACGTCCCCGAGGCCGAGCCGTGGTGCGCGACCTTCAAAAGGTCCACCGCCTCGGGCTCCCAGCGGGCGAAGAGCCTGCGCTCCCCGGGCGCCTCCAGGTCCCCGGTGAAGAGCGCCTCGAACGCCCCGTAACGCAGCAAAATGACCAGCGAGGCGTCGTTGGTCGCCGTCCCCTTGGGTCGGGGCCGGTCGGACGCCGACAGAACGGTGAGCTCCAGTTTTTCATCCAGGGTCGGGATGCGCGTCCCGCAGGCGGGAAAGCACACCTCGGTCCCGGAGAGCCGTTCGGCGAGGAGGTAGGAGAGGTACGTCTCGGTGGTCAGGTGGTCCGGCGGGCGGTAGACCCGCTCCACCTCGAAGCGTTGGAGGACGGGCGTCAGGCCCGAGCAGTGGTCCGAGTCGGGGTGGGTGAGGCAGACGGTCCCTATTCCGGTAAAGCCGCGCCGGCGCAGGTACTCCGCCACCGGCTCGGCATAGTCCAGGCCGCCGTCTATCACTATCCGGTCGCCCGCCGGGCTCTCTACGAGAACCGCGTCGCCCCGATCCACGGAGAAGAATGTCAGCCGCAGGCGGTCCGGCAGGTCGTCGCGCAAGAGGTGCCAGCCCCAGAGCGCGATTATCAGCCCGGCGGGAACGAGGGGAGCCCATCTCCACTTCCCCCTCCGCCAGAGCCACCAGGCGGCGCCGAAGAGCGCCAGGGTCGCCAGCACCAGCCAGACCGCCGGCTGGCGCAGGTCGGTGGTCATCAGGGGGACTTGGGCGGCCTTGCCGACGAGCCAGTCCATCCCGCGCAGGACCAGCGAGAGCGGCGTTCCCAGGAACTGCGCCCACATCGGAAAACCGACCGCCGAGGAAGCCGCGACTAAAAGCAGGTACGGCACGCCCAGGGCCAGGGCGATGCCCACCAGGGGGACGACGACCAGGTTCGTCAAGAAGGACAGGATGGGCACCTGGGCGAAGTGGAGTGCCAGGAGCGGGTAGAGGGCGAGCTGGGCGGCCAGGGTGGCCCCCAGGCCGTTGGCGATGAATAGCGGCACTTTTTTTCGCGTCATCCAGGCGGCCAGGGTCGGGGTCAGCGCCGCGATACCCACCACCGCCACGAAGGAGAGCTGGAAGGAGATGTCCCAGAGGGCGAGCGGGTTGAGCGCCAGGAGGAAAAGCCCCGCCGCGGCCACCGAGGTGCCCAGGTGGGCCGGCCGGCCCAGAATCCGCCCGCCGAGGAAGAGGCCGGACATGAGGCAGGCCCGCAGCGCCGGAGGCCGCGCCCCGGTCAACAGGGTGAAGCCGATTATCACCGCCAGGGCGAGGACGTACCGCCCCCGCCGCTTCAGCGGGAGCGCCCCACCCAGAAGGAACGCCAGGTAGCCCACGATGCCCACGTGGAGGCCGCTGACCGCCAGGATGTGAAAGATGCCGGTCTCGCGGAAGCGATCCAGGTCGCTCGGCTCGAGCTCCCCCCGGTCGCCGGTGAGAATCGCCCGGGCCAGCCCCACCGCCTGGGGATGGAGGGATTCCAGGGCGCGGTCGTTGAGCCACTCCCGCAGCCGCAGGAAAATGGTCCCGAGGTCGTCGCGGGTTTCCGCGATTTCGACCGGGCCCGCGTCGCGCGCCCAACCGGCCACCCCGTTCGCCCGCATGTACTCGCCGTAGTCGGGCACGAGCGGGTTGTCCGCCTCCCCGATCCCGTTCAGGTAAAACGCGCCCCGGAGGAGGTCCCCCGGGGAGAATTTCGGCCTATCGTCGCCGTACACGCCCAGGCTCAACCGCGCGCCGGTCAGGTCCGCGAGCTCGGGCGGCGCCTCGACGACCTCGACCCAGCCAGCGGGCCGCCGCGATTCCGCAAGCGAAGGCCACCGCCAGGCCCACCAGGGGTGAACGCGGCGATGGCGCTTTTATGTCTTGCGGCACGGTTATTTCTT of the bacterium genome contains:
- a CDS encoding ComEC/Rec2 family competence protein; its protein translation is MSLGVYGDDRPKFSPGDLLRGAFYLNGIGEADNPLVPDYGEYMRANGVAGWARDAGPVEIAETRDDLGTIFLRLREWLNDRALESLHPQAVGLARAILTGDRGELEPSDLDRFRETGIFHILAVSGLHVGIVGYLAFLLGGALPLKRRGRYVLALAVIIGFTLLTGARPPALRACLMSGLFLGGRILGRPAHLGTSVAAAGLFLLALNPLALWDISFQLSFVAVVGIAALTPTLAAWMTRKKVPLFIANGLGATLAAQLALYPLLALHFAQVPILSFLTNLVVVPLVGIALALGVPYLLLVAASSAVGFPMWAQFLGTPLSLVLRGMDWLVGKAAQVPLMTTDLRQPAVWLVLATLALFGAAWWLWRRGKWRWAPLVPAGLIIALWGWHLLRDDLPDRLRLTFFSVDRGDAVLVESPAGDRIVIDGGLDYAEPVAEYLRRRGFTGIGTVCLTHPDSDHCSGLTPVLQRFEVERVYRPPDHLTTETYLSYLLAERLSGTEVCFPACGTRIPTLDEKLELTVLSASDRPRPKGTATNDASLVILLRYGAFEALFTGDLEAPGERRLFARWEPEAVDLLKVAHHGSASGTSGTFVTAVAPGHGVVFPDRGRLSEKVSRRLAAAGCWLYDVGERGACVVETDGRTFTLGRFDGSFAPAVALAGE